In Brachypodium distachyon strain Bd21 chromosome 2, Brachypodium_distachyon_v3.0, whole genome shotgun sequence, one genomic interval encodes:
- the LOC100826119 gene encoding transcription factor bHLH150 produces the protein MISIGGSSSSSSSSSSAAAAAGVRMGGAKRRGKPAGAAAAAGPAQTKWRSGTQERIYGRRLLDALRATRLPQTQPQPRAVKAAADSALALTARGQSRWSRAILLAGAASCRRRVLVKAGGKIRRHRRPQARAALEASKAAAAASAGEPPVLKERKVKDRLRVLGRLVPGCRKLQAPDLLEETADYMAALEMQVKTMRALADAFAAAQLSSPQPPSQAPEASAAGDEAEMER, from the coding sequence ATGATCTCTATAGGCGggtcttcgtcttcctcgtcgtcgtcgtcctcggcggcggcggcggcgggggtcaGGATGGGAGGGGCGAAGAGGCGGGGGAAGCCGGCcggtgccgcggcggcggcggggccagCGCAGACCAAGTGGCGGAGCGGCACGCAGGAGAGGATCTACGGCCGGCGCCTGCTGGACGCGCTGCGGGCCACGCGGTTGCCGCAGACCCAGCCTCAGCCGCGCGCCGTGAAGGCCGCGGCCGACTCGGCGCTGGCGCTCACCGCGCGCGGGCAGTCGCGCTGGAGCCGCGCCATCctgctggccggcgcggcgtcctgccgccgccgcgtgctcgTCAAGGCGGGCGGGAAGATCCGGCGCCACCGCAGGCCGCAGGCGCGCGCCGCGTTGGAGGCGTCCaaggccgcggccgccgcgtccgccggCGAGCCGCCCGTGCTGAAGGAGAGGAAGGTCAAGGACCGGCTCCGCGTGCTGGGCCGGCTCGTCCCGGGCTGCCGGAAGCTGCAGGCGCCGGACCTGCTCGAGGAGACGGCCGACTACATGGCCGCGCTGGAGATGCAGGTCAAAACCATGCGCGCGCTCGCCGACgcgttcgcggcggcccaGCTATcctcgccgcagccgccgtctcAGGCGCCCGAGGCGTCTGCTGCAGGCGACGAAGCCGAGATGGAGAGGTGA